The genomic stretch TATCAAATACCAGTTGGCTTGTTCCTCATGAGTAAGGATGCAGTTCACATTTTACAGTTGTATATTGTGTCATATGCAAATAGACTAAACTGTTGTCCGATGTATCACATACAATTAGAGAACATAGATTTGCACAACAGAGTTTAATTTAGCATGACAGAGAACTGCATATTAGGCAGAACATACAAACATACTTTATTAGTTTATTAGATTTTACGGTTTTTACTTTGACATGCACTCCCTCAATACCAGTTATGTCAGTTGATGGTCATTATATAAATTCTAACATGCTCTGGCAAGGAAACAAATGAATCACTGATTTTTCCCCCCCTTTCTGATATGTCCAATGGGTAGATTGTGGATGATTACTTTCGATCTTTTATACATTTTGTATTTTTCTCTCTTTCAAGTTCATATTTTATTTGGTCCCACAAGGCTTTTGGTTTTTGTTCTTATGCTTGGAGTAATTTCAAGCTAGTCTTTGTGCATTTAGCTTTAGGTCTTGTTTATTGCATTATTCTTGTGCTTAAATGATGCTGATAAATGTTAGAAGTGAACTGAAAATGCTCCTTGTCATTCGTTTTTTCACTATTGTAATACATGCATTTGGaacattttgtttttgtttgctgATGTTGTTATGCATCTATGCAAGAGGAGTCAATATTACTATGTATGGTGTTGATTGCAGTATTCACTTTTCTAAGGAAATGCTCCTGACGAACGCAGCATTGACATTTCAGCATGGGAGAAGGCTTTGAGGTTCCTACAAATAAAGAAAGATGGTATTCCTGCTGCTCTACATTCAATTGTGGTACAAAACTTCTCTTAAACTAATATTTTGTCCAGTCTTATCCGCTTCTTTCTGTTTAGCACATGTTTGAAGATATGGTTTCTAACTTTCTGCTTTTGGAAGCCAAAATATTGATGGCACGTGATAATGGTTTGCTGttggaatattattttatttaaggaAAATATGATACTTCCATGTGGGTTATATGCATATTGAGTATTTTAGTTATTCATGATTGTATCATGCTAGAATCTACTTTGTCGCAATATGGAGAAACCTAAAAGGAAtggttttgagtcttttgactATATTAGAAGCAACTGTTGGACCAGTATCATGGATCATTTGATGTTTCTGATCTCTGTAACATGGTACGCTGCTGTTTTGTAGCCACAAACTGTCACGAACAAGCCAATGAAATAACTAAGAACTCACATAGAACATAAGCTGCTTGGATGGGTGGCAGCAATCCATTGTATACTTGGAGATTACGGAAAAATCTTCAACCGTGAAAGGGTATGATCTCAATCACTACTAAAAGAGGAAAATTATGTGATTCTCCAAATAACAAAAGCATTGAATCCTTGAGTCTCAAATGATGAAGTAGTAcaatttcttttatttgtttgacCTATATAGATAAAATTCTATTCTCGTCAGAAAGGAAGCTTGTTGTCCATATCTTATGTGGCAGCTCAGGTGGCAGCTCCATGATCTAGGTTGTAATTCACAAATGTTTTTGACGGATAATAAGAGCTAAAGCAAAGTCATAACAAACTTTTTCTATATGAACTTTAATCTGGTTTTTGCAACATTTTGTTCTTTAGATGCTTGAATATAATTCTTTTAAGCTATGACAGGTCTGCACTCCTTCCGGTACAGCTCGTACACATAAGTTTGCAACTAGGACTGTTGAGCTTCCTGCCCAAGAAGGAGAACGAGTTACCATTTCCTTAGCAGCTCCATCAAATGTTTACAGAGAGATGGGTCCATTCAAGTTAAGTGCTCGATCTCCTGGGTTTAGCCCAGGGGAGCCGATGTGTCTCACAAACCACACTAATGGGAACGTGTCCCAGTTGCTAAGAGCTCCAGCCAAAAATGGCGATTCATTTTTTCTTAATCCATATATCCTGTTTCCTTCCCTTGCTATGCTAGCTAGTGGAGATGCCATGTCTGCAATTATTGATCCCAGCCTTCCTAGGCTCATTTCAGTAGCTGCAGTTGCATCGGTTGCTTTGGAAACCACTGTGAACCGTATTGTTCTTCCTGAAATGTGTAAGGTGattcttttctcatttttatactcTAATGAGTTTTTGCGTTAACTTGAACCTAATCAAGAAAGATTTAGATTTAATTTTTACtattaaactcatgattagttATTAAGCTTTTGTTAATTAACTTGTTATCCCTGATGTGTTGGATTATATATCATGCCTTACAAGTCATGGTAGATGCCAGATGAAATAGTAAAAAATGAGAAGTGACTAAAAGATGTTGTAATTTTTTTGTCATATTCTCCAAATCTTGGTAATATATAATGGTCAAGCCTATTCTGAGTTTGATACAATTATCTCTTCTTgataaagatagtttgctaatcTCAGTTTGACACATAGGTTGTTTATCTGTACCTTCACAACCCAAACTTATCTATGTGTGAAGAGCAAATAGAAATACTTAACAATGAACATTATTGCATCTTAGATACAGCAGATACTTTCTCATTATTTTAAGTAGGCTAAGAAAGATGAAGTGATATTACTTTTCTTTGTCTTCTTCAAATACATAACTAGCTTATCCAAAAATTCTAGAATGGAAAAAGTTAGCCTCTTCTATAGACCTCAAACTTTAGCACCAACATTTAACAGAAGATTTCACAAATAAAATTTCCTTTTATTTCTGGTATATTGATGTGGAGTATATTATTTTCTAAGATGTGGTTTAGTCAGCTttacaagaaaattttgatttaagctAGACCGACAACATAATAGACACAACCTTGGAAGCAATGAAAGAAATAAACGAACCTGTGTATGCACAACACTCAATGTGAATAATATCTTCTTTATAATGCTTCTGTGAAATTTTAACTGAGCAACATGTGCTGGTTCAACATATCtgttcttatttttttttcttatatccaCAATTGGTTTGCATCAAAATGATCAGTTTTATATCAAGGAAATGTTAGACACTTatattatgattcatattaaaGGTAATACTGGGATTGAAGGTTGATGTATATTTTCAAACAATGTCTTTGATAGTAGTGATGTTTCAAATTACATGATAATGGTCAATTTCTGTAAGTCCTTGAACCAGGTTTGCTTGTATCAATTTTGTGAAAACTGTTAATTAAGTTTTGGTTTTTCATTGATGATATTCTCCAGCTTCCTCAGAGGATGGTAGATTTAGTTGCTCTCAAGCAGCAGCTTTTATCTCAGCATGACGTTCTTCAGGCTCGAATTAAAGAGCTCAGACAGGCTGCTGAAAAAGAGGTTTGTCTTGACTATGATCACCTTTTAACAACTCAACTGTTGCTATGCAAGCCATTAAAATTGTGATGAAATGCTCATCAAAAACTCTATTCAGGAGCCTAACTTTTCAGATTTTCTTTCTTAAGGTTTGGATGTTGGCTCGCATGTGCCAATTGGAGAACAAGATTGTGGCAGTTGGGGAGCCGTCTTATCGGTAGCATGATTATCCCTTTTATACTTATTAAATCATCTCCATTTGAAAAATTCCTGTTGATCCATAACTTATTATAACACTAACGTGTAAAGGATGTCTTCATGGAAGTTTCCTTGTTTTAAACCACTTTTTCTTTTTAGTGCTCGGCGAAGTAGAGTCAAAAGGGTACGTAAAAGCTTGGAAAGTTCCCTTTTGGCCAGGATTGAGCTGATTGAGAGCTATGCAAAAGTAGGTTTTCAGAATAACAAAAACAAACTCCTTTATTTTTATGACATTTTCCCCTTACAGTTGGGTTTTCTTACAGATATCTTCGATGATCGAAATTGAAGTGGAAATGGATACCGATGTTCTGGCTGCTGAAGCAGTTGGTAATGCGGTAAGCATTAAATAAAATTGTTTCTTATATATTATGCAAATATCTCTGAgcatttttattcttatatatcAACTGCAGGAGAGCATTGCAGAACAGATACAgcaaatcatggaaatagaaaaTCTTGAAGAGGCAagtatattttcttcttcttatgtTTCAATGATCTCCAAAAGTAAACATCTACTTAATATTTGATTCTGCTTTATTCTGTACTCTTTTGTAGCGATGGCGTCTCCAAGCTGAGGCAAATGATGAAGCGGAGAGGCTTCTAAGTTCTCAAACAGTGACAACTGAACTTGTTTAATCATATTTTTGGTAATGATCCGTTTTCAATTGTGTTCTTTCCATAGCATACCTCATTATTTTTGCCCTCAGAATTTCCAACCAGGATTCTCGATACATTTGATGTTTtcaataattcaaaaaatttccatGCTAGACTTGTTGAAAGGCACATTTAAAGCATATTAAAGTGTGGTGTATATGAATGGTGAATGACTGAAAGCAGGTTTCGGGGTAGCATATTGGTAGTTCCACATCTCACTAATGTTTTGTTGCTTAAATCAAAGATATGGAAGGCTAGAAAGTGTCAAATTAGGATCAACAAC from Musa acuminata AAA Group cultivar baxijiao chromosome BXJ1-3, Cavendish_Baxijiao_AAA, whole genome shotgun sequence encodes the following:
- the LOC135625052 gene encoding uncharacterized protein LOC135625052 → MPIIRSLACSSERQRPMALSVLSPPPAASSLSCRTPHGLRVAPSGFHHLLLLGRWTASPFSAHTLFSCSSNINSSKATRASGDDRGAVESNPRLLDEELLRRVSGAKDADEALGMIEEARGSGDPGVIETEDCHSIIESAFDRGDADLALSVFYAMRAGVDRGMAEKDSSAGRWTWARPDVRTYALMVQRLAASLRVSDALTMISYVSRMGVSSGEEVPFGMVVRCPSCMVAIAVAQPQHGIQVASCSQCRCQYELVSGDIIKIESEEISIDISAWEKALRFLQIKKDGIPAALHSIVVCTPSGTARTHKFATRTVELPAQEGERVTISLAAPSNVYREMGPFKLSARSPGFSPGEPMCLTNHTNGNVSQLLRAPAKNGDSFFLNPYILFPSLAMLASGDAMSAIIDPSLPRLISVAAVASVALETTVNRIVLPEMCKLPQRMVDLVALKQQLLSQHDVLQARIKELRQAAEKEVWMLARMCQLENKIVAVGEPSYRARRSRVKRVRKSLESSLLARIELIESYAKISSMIEIEVEMDTDVLAAEAVGNAESIAEQIQQIMEIENLEERWRLQAEANDEAERLLSSQTVTTELV